One genomic segment of Hordeum vulgare subsp. vulgare chromosome 2H, MorexV3_pseudomolecules_assembly, whole genome shotgun sequence includes these proteins:
- the LOC123426501 gene encoding ankyrin repeat and SAM domain-containing protein 6-like, protein MYADQISTGRKRSIHDRLDADLPSGRGGADSTGRARNALSKRQRQTDDKWKHDLYRDDESASRSADPRDLRFKLQRKSSQQGFAGQKGSGVRDLREMLSGTMHAQPSNVDPQKRKPVSEVVKVTRRENADERPVRQSKKVSKPSSSKKSSQPKAESPLDSFLKSLGLEKYSITFQAEEVDMAALRHMTESDLKALGIPMGPRKKITLALESRA, encoded by the exons ATGTATGCGGACCAGATCTCCACCGGCCGCAAGCGCTCCATCCACGACCGCCTTGACGCCGACCTCCCCTCCGGCCGCGGCGGCGCGGACTCCACCGGCCGGGCTCGTAACGCGCTGTCCAAGAG GCAACGACAAACTGATGATAAATGGAAGCATGATCTTTACCGGGATGATGAATCAGCTTCAA GATCAGCCGATCCACGGGATTTGCGATTCAAGCTTCAGAGGAAAAGCTCTCAACAAGGGTTTGCTGGCCAAAAGGGTTCCGGGGTACGTGATCTACGTGAGATGTTATCTGGAACAATGCACGCACAACCATCAAATGTTGACCCTCAAAAGAGGAAACCGGTATCAGAGGTCGTGAAAGTCACAAGGCGTGAAAATGCTGATGAAAGGCCTGTCCGCCAAAGTAAGAAAGTATCAAAACCATCATCATCCAAGAAGAGTTCTCAGCCAAAG GCTGAAAGTCCACTCGACAGTTTTCTGAAATCACTTGGACTTGAGAAGTATTCTATTACCTTCCAGGCGGAGGAG GTTGACATGGCGGCCCTACGTCACATGACTGAAAGTGATCTCAAGGCGTTGGGCATCCCAATG GGTCCTAGGAAGAAGATTACCCTTGCCTTGGAATCCAGAGCGTAG